One stretch of Micromonospora cremea DNA includes these proteins:
- a CDS encoding ImmA/IrrE family metallo-endopeptidase encodes MSSVSRSAWYDSLLTALGAARYTTDEVRARVSAELGDEPEWLADALSGSAAPSAYGYLILSAVTSIPISVLAGTVDPARSTGVALRAGTLANPSAITAQAQRRGVQLIEASRLICSWLGADAAAKASHLAAARAVVSRDAFAPHAGRNTAQQVRAMLDRLGLVRRSGPVGDLVSLAESLGIPVELSTDLPEGIHGITVHDESLGNWDCAIIIRVQDFWVRQRYTLAHELCHVLFRDSGLVSVNDDGVEDSTQDEESRAEFFARHFLAPAPEARRVWLSNLRASRGDGAQALCEFMLHFGISRQAALRILQSGQLISAEAAASFRQPSVGDQMESSGLGQVWQDLVDEQSEPSASVWLLEAALNLYQQELVPVGVVASVLGQPEEAVREDLRAQGWHVNSRI; translated from the coding sequence ATGAGCTCCGTTAGCCGTTCTGCATGGTACGACTCACTGCTCACTGCACTTGGCGCTGCGCGATACACAACTGATGAGGTGCGGGCCCGCGTTTCCGCTGAGCTCGGAGACGAACCAGAGTGGCTAGCTGACGCCCTAAGCGGCTCCGCCGCTCCGTCCGCGTATGGCTACCTTATTCTTTCTGCTGTCACCTCGATTCCGATCTCGGTCTTGGCAGGAACCGTCGACCCGGCTCGCAGCACAGGCGTCGCATTACGTGCTGGCACCCTTGCAAACCCTTCCGCGATCACGGCGCAAGCGCAGCGCCGCGGAGTTCAGTTGATTGAGGCCTCGCGCCTGATCTGCTCATGGCTCGGTGCCGATGCTGCAGCGAAGGCGTCCCACTTGGCCGCCGCCCGCGCTGTTGTCTCCCGAGACGCCTTTGCCCCTCATGCGGGCAGGAATACCGCTCAACAGGTTCGTGCGATGCTTGATCGACTCGGCCTCGTAAGGAGAAGTGGGCCGGTCGGAGACTTGGTTTCCCTTGCGGAGTCCCTAGGCATACCTGTTGAGCTGAGCACCGACCTACCGGAGGGAATTCACGGAATAACTGTTCACGATGAATCACTCGGGAACTGGGACTGCGCAATCATTATCCGCGTTCAGGACTTTTGGGTTCGGCAGCGTTACACGTTGGCGCATGAGCTGTGCCATGTTCTGTTTCGCGACTCGGGCCTCGTATCTGTGAACGACGACGGCGTTGAAGACAGCACTCAAGACGAGGAGTCGAGGGCAGAGTTCTTCGCACGCCACTTTTTGGCACCTGCCCCCGAGGCGCGCCGGGTATGGCTGTCGAATTTGCGAGCCAGCAGAGGTGACGGCGCCCAAGCGCTGTGCGAGTTCATGCTGCACTTTGGAATCAGTCGCCAAGCTGCCTTGCGAATTTTGCAAAGTGGGCAGCTGATATCGGCCGAGGCTGCGGCTAGCTTTCGGCAGCCCTCCGTTGGCGATCAAATGGAGTCATCAGGACTTGGCCAGGTATGGCAGGACCTGGTCGATGAGCAAAGCGAGCCAAGTGCATCTGTCTGGCTTCTCGAAGCAGCCCTGAACTTGTATCAGCAGGAGCTAGTTCCCGTTGGAGTCGTCGCTTCAGTGCTAGGGCAGCCCGAAGAGGCAGTCAGAGAAGATCTGCGAGCACAGGGCTGGCACGTGAACAGCAGAATCTAG
- the drmC gene encoding DISARM system phospholipase D-like protein DrmC: MSTDPYTALGAFLTAYEAQRLATVLQAGGTTGQALKEVHAARRSEAKRLLLAAELSPEHRDDSIAVLRAIAGARSVRTAISPVWTMPGVEATTGRLTSEAQRIIDDARMSIVCSSFNFTPHSGMWTALKNAAVRPGLIVTVYLDAHAGSPAAVAAHLPKATVLRTLTPPGGHHPLVSHAKFIVVDRVITLLTSANFSYSAENTNIELGLLVHDTNLAASIEALMRSKHGVLYEQVS, translated from the coding sequence ATGTCTACTGACCCCTACACGGCGCTCGGCGCCTTCCTGACCGCCTACGAGGCACAACGACTCGCCACCGTCCTACAAGCCGGCGGAACCACTGGCCAGGCACTAAAAGAAGTACACGCCGCCCGCCGCAGCGAGGCGAAGCGCCTACTCCTCGCAGCCGAACTCAGTCCGGAGCACCGGGACGACTCGATCGCCGTACTCCGGGCCATCGCCGGCGCACGATCCGTCCGGACCGCCATCTCCCCCGTCTGGACCATGCCCGGCGTCGAAGCCACGACCGGCCGCCTCACCAGCGAAGCTCAGCGCATCATCGACGACGCACGCATGTCGATCGTCTGCTCCAGCTTCAACTTCACGCCGCACTCGGGCATGTGGACTGCCCTCAAGAACGCCGCAGTGCGCCCCGGCCTGATCGTCACGGTGTACCTCGACGCCCACGCCGGCTCCCCGGCAGCCGTCGCGGCCCACCTGCCGAAGGCAACCGTACTCCGAACGCTGACCCCGCCCGGAGGCCACCATCCGCTGGTCAGCCACGCCAAGTTCATCGTCGTCGACCGCGTGATCACGCTGCTAACCAGCGCGAACTTCTCCTACAGCGCCGAGAACACCAACATCGAACTGGGGCTGCTGGTGCACGACACCAACCTCGCCGCGTCGATCGAAGCTCTCATGCGGAGCAAGCACGGGGTGCTCTACGAGCAAGTGAGCTGA
- the drmB gene encoding DUF1998 domain-containing protein, which produces MTDDDAAQMIFESAQPLDPLADSEQSNVKNRAKVGSARPSSLLYTYGVGSIMDLPQFSIMPAGLDDWEPIWRRRPTVPTIEEPRLLKVVQLHLGSRVQQLRPFPWQPKARAMSQEGSDLGIPARVFPQWLRCTGCDYLGPLSRFSYTNTHPFRPDLATFEHVNCPGRTFVGAAKGKTKAPAKGKARRSPAVPARYLLACANGHLDEFPYALWVHRGRTCPAAPHPDLKLRDSNIGQGAGAVVTCERCQQRRGMSEAQGEAGKRKLPTCRGRHPHLNAFDPKCGLDTSLMMMGASNLWFASTQSIIVMPRTPEQDQTALATRLRTHLTPEELTDYATMPKVLRSLLVAHKCDIAGVTDEELTAAAAEALAPPPSEEERQEKLRQWDPVELLVPEWDYLQKPSLFAQQQDASGLMVTEMPTAVALPKQVHRVIAVNRMKKVNAVIGFTRIDEMDRVNDLASRLVKLTRDGRPTWVPATEDRGEGIFLQLDEAAVAAWEAQILPTALWRAHREAHRHNFSRRFSATAAQIDPDTRFPAPRYWLIHSLAHILIREMAMSCGYGAASLSERLYAWPATPDRPAAAGLLICTTASDSEGTLGGLVALSQPERLHGLLLDALRRAARCSSDPVCGQRTPRHGEDFLHGAACHCCSFASETSCERANRFLDRRFLLTLPTIDDERVPGFFGTIDVY; this is translated from the coding sequence GTGACGGACGATGACGCGGCGCAGATGATCTTCGAGTCGGCGCAGCCGTTGGACCCGCTCGCCGACAGCGAGCAGTCGAACGTCAAGAACCGGGCCAAGGTCGGCTCGGCCCGCCCGTCGTCACTGCTCTACACCTACGGCGTCGGCTCGATCATGGACCTGCCGCAGTTCTCGATCATGCCGGCTGGCCTCGACGACTGGGAGCCAATCTGGCGACGGCGGCCAACCGTCCCGACGATCGAGGAACCACGGCTGCTCAAGGTGGTCCAGCTTCACCTCGGGTCCCGCGTGCAGCAACTGCGGCCGTTCCCCTGGCAGCCCAAGGCCCGCGCAATGTCACAGGAAGGCTCCGACCTCGGCATCCCGGCCCGGGTATTCCCGCAGTGGCTGCGCTGCACCGGCTGCGACTACCTCGGGCCACTGTCGCGGTTCAGCTACACCAACACCCATCCGTTCCGGCCCGACCTGGCGACCTTCGAACACGTCAACTGTCCCGGCCGCACGTTCGTGGGAGCGGCGAAAGGAAAGACCAAAGCTCCCGCGAAGGGAAAGGCTAGGCGCAGCCCGGCGGTGCCCGCCCGTTACCTGCTCGCCTGCGCCAACGGCCACCTCGACGAGTTCCCGTACGCGCTGTGGGTACACCGCGGCAGAACCTGCCCCGCCGCCCCGCACCCGGACCTGAAACTGCGCGACAGCAACATCGGTCAGGGAGCCGGCGCAGTCGTCACCTGCGAACGTTGCCAACAGCGGCGCGGCATGAGCGAGGCGCAGGGCGAGGCCGGCAAACGGAAGCTGCCGACCTGTCGGGGCCGGCATCCGCATTTGAACGCCTTTGACCCCAAGTGTGGGCTGGACACCTCGCTGATGATGATGGGCGCGTCCAACCTCTGGTTCGCCTCCACCCAGTCGATCATCGTCATGCCCCGCACTCCGGAGCAGGACCAGACCGCGCTCGCCACGAGACTACGCACGCACCTGACCCCGGAGGAACTGACCGACTACGCGACCATGCCGAAGGTGCTGCGTTCGCTACTCGTCGCACACAAGTGCGACATCGCCGGAGTCACCGATGAGGAGCTCACCGCAGCGGCGGCCGAGGCACTGGCTCCGCCACCGTCGGAGGAGGAGCGCCAGGAGAAGCTACGCCAGTGGGACCCGGTCGAGCTGCTCGTCCCGGAGTGGGACTACCTGCAGAAGCCGAGCCTGTTCGCGCAGCAGCAGGACGCCAGCGGGCTGATGGTCACCGAGATGCCCACCGCCGTGGCCCTCCCGAAGCAGGTGCACCGGGTCATCGCCGTGAACCGAATGAAGAAGGTCAACGCGGTGATCGGCTTCACCCGCATCGACGAGATGGACCGGGTCAACGACCTCGCGAGCCGACTCGTCAAGCTCACCCGGGACGGCCGCCCCACCTGGGTGCCGGCCACCGAGGACCGCGGCGAGGGCATCTTCCTACAACTGGACGAGGCCGCCGTCGCCGCCTGGGAAGCACAGATCCTGCCCACCGCGCTGTGGCGGGCGCACCGCGAAGCCCACCGGCACAACTTCTCCCGGCGCTTCTCCGCTACCGCCGCCCAGATCGACCCCGACACCCGCTTCCCCGCCCCGCGCTACTGGCTGATCCACAGCCTGGCGCACATCCTCATCCGCGAGATGGCGATGTCCTGCGGTTATGGCGCTGCCAGCCTCAGCGAACGCCTCTACGCCTGGCCTGCCACCCCCGATCGGCCCGCCGCCGCTGGACTGCTCATCTGCACCACGGCCTCTGACAGCGAGGGAACCCTCGGTGGCCTGGTCGCGCTCAGCCAGCCGGAACGGCTGCACGGGCTCCTGCTCGACGCGCTGCGCAGAGCAGCCCGCTGCTCCTCCGACCCCGTCTGCGGGCAACGCACACCACGGCACGGCGAGGACTTCCTGCACGGCGCGGCCTGCCACTGCTGCAGCTTCGCCTCGGAAACCTCCTGCGAACGCGCCAACCGATTCCTCGACCGCCGATTCCTGCTCACCCTGCCCACCATCGACGACGAACGGGTCCCCGGATTCTTCGGCACCATCGATGTCTACTGA
- the drmA gene encoding DISARM system helicase DrmA codes for MTDSAPGFRLAHEPDGTSYNVRENLVDVLDRELLGPSGGPEELLAVSPRQLYVVGHIAPVKLTEPDADLAGSEDGYGLVGIRSDAAGFHAQRGIPAESADVTDVEGEEDDADDKAPRQGLMIPSSMGLRFQVPNDLAEFTVTASWGTYESVKTGEVDKRGRAVRRYRRTPVGIVEKIAAAELTSGRTYTRVLTGQICLRIDAYDDARFGRRLIEIALVNDRETPPTIPVHEWLFQTKLHVDAGGAAVFLPVRDVMEQEWPEHDDEMRRLHLQYRNRLEFAVGRTCSVDWRAEPGARRATAVWTTWLPVAETPQTQARSVTGAMLSMDALAKASPEQVRDGLAPLVDGYRTWLDGEATKAAQLPEHLRDLAEEVVDEARAAQQRLADGLAHVVADPEALACFRFMNEVMRDQRVHSRIGALRSSDPSLSFDDARDQVEADEREKPSSWRPFQLAFILMQLPALTDPTAAARSGELSRVELLFFPTGGGKTEAYLGLAAYTFAIRRRQQVVASSDGPLDGRDGVAVLMRYTLRLLTAQQFQRATTLVCAAELVRRRDEATWGSKPFRIGLWVGTDVSPKRWDEADEQLRKANAYGGHRLTVLQVQRCPWCGSPIGAASVKPVKTTRRVLVFCGDDMGQCPFAKGGQVDEGLPMLTVDEEIYRMPPAFVIATVDKFARLAREGEAASLFGYVGRYCGRHGYVHPDYASCSVTTGHQAEPGLPAATVRPVGRLRPPDLIIQDELHLITGALGTAVGLFEVVVETLASWETADGKSVRPMIVASTATVRRADDQVRGLYGRGVQIFPPQVLDVADTYFSQELPIGPTTPGRRYIGVSAQGVRLSSAEIRVAEVLLLAGQLLFDRSGSAADPYMTLVGYFNATRELAGMARYMADDVQNRVRQPRPGSGFPRRLGSYGRLVTGELTSRIASVDIGRTLDNLALEFDPDYATTAAMRQRLEQQEAGGRMERPKADPFDVVLATSMLQVGVDVQRLGLMLVVGQPKNTAEYIQASSRVGRDVGRPGEDCGRPGLVVALGNWARPRDLAHYEQFRHYHETFYAQVEALSVTPFSPTALDRGIDGVLVSAARVLQAHHDDGLSPERAAWRVRDEQDALVALVDRLYARIRPAAQLDDLMAQAHQRLINRLDQWNARGKYAGKLSKTLVYERTGDNDSYLPLLISPENAKAHQGQPDRAPFVVAHSMREVQPEINLLVSPISERLFVVEPDDAPSWELPQGEDE; via the coding sequence GTGACTGACTCGGCACCGGGTTTCCGGCTCGCGCATGAGCCGGATGGCACCTCGTACAACGTGCGGGAGAACCTGGTCGACGTCCTGGATCGGGAGTTGCTCGGGCCATCAGGTGGTCCGGAGGAGCTGTTGGCGGTGAGCCCGCGTCAGCTGTACGTGGTGGGGCATATCGCGCCGGTGAAGCTGACCGAGCCCGATGCTGATTTAGCCGGTTCTGAGGACGGGTATGGCCTGGTGGGCATCCGATCCGATGCGGCAGGTTTTCATGCGCAGCGTGGGATTCCGGCCGAGTCCGCCGATGTCACCGACGTCGAGGGTGAGGAGGATGACGCCGACGACAAGGCTCCGAGGCAGGGGCTGATGATTCCGTCGTCGATGGGGTTGCGGTTCCAGGTGCCGAACGATCTGGCGGAGTTCACGGTGACCGCGTCGTGGGGCACCTACGAGAGTGTGAAGACCGGTGAGGTCGACAAGCGGGGCCGGGCGGTGCGGCGGTATCGGCGCACGCCGGTTGGGATCGTCGAGAAGATCGCGGCGGCCGAGTTGACGTCGGGCCGGACGTACACGCGGGTGCTGACCGGGCAGATCTGTTTGCGGATTGATGCCTATGACGACGCGCGTTTCGGCCGGCGGTTGATCGAGATCGCGCTGGTCAATGACCGGGAAACGCCGCCGACGATCCCGGTGCACGAGTGGCTGTTCCAGACGAAGCTGCACGTCGACGCGGGCGGTGCGGCGGTGTTCCTGCCGGTGCGCGACGTCATGGAGCAGGAGTGGCCGGAGCACGACGACGAAATGCGCCGGCTGCACTTGCAGTACCGCAACCGGCTGGAGTTCGCGGTCGGGCGGACCTGCTCGGTGGACTGGCGGGCGGAGCCGGGGGCACGGCGGGCGACGGCGGTGTGGACGACGTGGCTGCCGGTCGCGGAGACACCCCAGACGCAGGCACGGTCGGTCACGGGCGCAATGCTGTCCATGGACGCACTGGCCAAGGCCAGCCCTGAACAGGTTCGTGACGGTCTTGCCCCGCTGGTTGACGGGTACCGGACCTGGCTCGACGGTGAGGCTACGAAGGCGGCGCAGCTCCCCGAGCATCTGCGGGACCTGGCCGAGGAGGTCGTGGACGAGGCACGCGCGGCACAGCAGCGGCTGGCGGACGGGCTGGCGCACGTGGTGGCTGATCCGGAGGCGTTGGCGTGCTTCCGGTTCATGAACGAGGTCATGCGGGACCAGCGGGTCCACTCCCGGATCGGGGCGTTGCGTAGCTCCGACCCGAGCCTGTCGTTCGACGACGCCCGCGATCAGGTCGAGGCCGACGAGCGGGAGAAGCCGTCGTCGTGGCGACCATTCCAGCTGGCGTTCATCCTCATGCAGCTGCCAGCGCTGACCGATCCCACCGCGGCGGCGCGCAGCGGCGAGCTGTCGCGGGTGGAGTTGTTGTTCTTCCCGACCGGTGGTGGCAAGACCGAGGCGTACCTGGGTCTGGCGGCGTACACGTTCGCGATCCGGCGCCGGCAGCAGGTGGTGGCGTCCTCCGATGGGCCGTTGGACGGGCGTGACGGGGTGGCCGTGTTGATGCGGTACACGTTGCGGCTGCTCACCGCGCAGCAGTTCCAGCGGGCCACCACGCTGGTGTGTGCGGCGGAGCTGGTTCGCCGCCGGGACGAGGCAACCTGGGGTAGCAAGCCGTTCCGGATCGGGTTGTGGGTCGGCACCGACGTGAGCCCGAAGCGGTGGGACGAGGCGGACGAGCAGTTGCGCAAGGCCAACGCGTACGGCGGGCACCGGTTGACGGTGTTGCAGGTGCAGCGGTGCCCGTGGTGCGGCAGTCCGATCGGCGCCGCGAGCGTAAAGCCGGTCAAGACGACTCGGCGGGTGCTGGTCTTCTGCGGCGACGATATGGGGCAGTGCCCGTTCGCCAAGGGCGGTCAGGTGGATGAGGGCCTGCCGATGCTGACGGTGGACGAGGAGATCTACCGGATGCCGCCGGCGTTCGTGATCGCGACGGTAGACAAGTTCGCTCGGTTGGCGCGCGAGGGTGAGGCGGCATCGCTGTTCGGCTACGTCGGCCGGTACTGCGGTCGGCACGGCTACGTTCACCCGGACTACGCCAGTTGCAGTGTGACCACCGGTCACCAGGCTGAGCCCGGCCTACCCGCCGCGACTGTACGGCCGGTGGGACGGCTCCGGCCCCCGGATCTGATCATTCAGGATGAGCTGCACCTGATCACCGGGGCGCTGGGCACCGCCGTGGGGCTGTTCGAGGTGGTCGTGGAGACCCTCGCGTCGTGGGAGACCGCCGACGGCAAATCGGTCCGGCCGATGATCGTGGCGTCGACGGCCACCGTGCGCCGCGCGGACGATCAGGTGCGAGGGCTGTACGGGCGCGGCGTCCAAATCTTCCCGCCGCAGGTGTTGGATGTGGCGGACACGTACTTCTCGCAGGAGCTGCCGATCGGGCCGACCACCCCGGGCCGGCGTTACATCGGGGTGAGTGCGCAGGGAGTGCGGCTGTCGAGCGCGGAGATCCGGGTCGCCGAGGTGTTGCTGCTTGCCGGGCAGTTGCTGTTCGACCGCAGTGGTTCCGCCGCCGATCCGTACATGACGTTGGTGGGCTACTTCAACGCGACCCGTGAACTGGCCGGTATGGCCCGCTACATGGCCGACGACGTGCAGAACCGGGTCCGGCAGCCCCGCCCTGGCTCAGGTTTCCCACGGCGGCTCGGCTCGTACGGTCGCCTGGTCACCGGCGAGCTGACCTCCCGCATCGCCTCGGTCGACATCGGACGCACCCTGGACAACCTGGCCCTGGAGTTCGACCCCGACTACGCCACGACCGCGGCAATGCGGCAGCGGCTCGAACAGCAGGAGGCCGGCGGGCGAATGGAGCGGCCGAAGGCCGACCCGTTCGACGTGGTGCTGGCCACCTCGATGCTGCAGGTCGGCGTCGACGTGCAGCGGCTCGGACTGATGCTGGTGGTCGGGCAGCCGAAGAACACCGCCGAGTACATCCAGGCGTCCTCGCGGGTGGGCCGTGATGTCGGCCGCCCGGGTGAGGACTGCGGCCGACCCGGGCTGGTCGTGGCGCTCGGGAACTGGGCGCGGCCCCGCGACCTGGCCCACTACGAGCAGTTCCGGCACTACCACGAGACGTTCTACGCGCAGGTGGAGGCGCTGTCGGTCACCCCGTTCTCGCCGACGGCTCTCGACCGGGGCATCGACGGGGTGCTGGTCAGCGCGGCGCGGGTGCTGCAGGCGCACCACGACGACGGGCTGTCGCCGGAACGGGCCGCGTGGCGGGTCCGTGACGAACAGGACGCTCTCGTCGCCCTGGTCGATCGGCTCTACGCCCGAATCCGGCCGGCGGCCCAGCTGGACGACCTGATGGCACAGGCGCACCAGCGGCTGATCAACCGGCTGGACCAGTGGAACGCTCGGGGAAAGTACGCCGGGAAGCTCAGCAAGACCCTGGTGTACGAGCGCACCGGTGACAACGACAGCTACCTGCCGTTACTGATCAGCCCGGAGAACGCAAAGGCCCACCAGGGTCAGCCGGACCGCGCGCCGTTCGTCGTCGCGCACTCGATGCGGGAGGTCCAGCCGGAGATCAACCTGCTGGTCAGCCCCATATCCGAGCGACTGTTCGTCGTCGAACCCGACGACGCGCCGTCCTGGGAGCTGCCCCAAGGAGAAGACGAGTGA